The sequence AAACACGCTGCGTGCCTCGGGTAAAATCATCCCTTTCACGGCTTCTTCAGCACGTTTTGCAAAACCGAGGACACCCTTGCCTCCGATCCGTTCGATAAATTTCTCCGCTTCCTTGTGAATGTGGGAATACTGTTCGCTGGTGACGATTTTATTCAGGTAATGAGCGATCGCCCCGACATTTTTAGAGATGGACCATTCATTATCATTGAGGACAACGATCATTTTCTTTGTGCATTGGGAGATATTATTCAGGCCCTCGAAAGTCACACCACACGTGAAAGCGGCATCCCCGGCCACAGCAATAACATGTTCATCAGTCCCCTTGATATCTCGGGCGGTCGCCATACCTAAGGCTGCCGAAACAGCCGTTCCAGCATGTCCTGCGCCAAAGCTGTCGTGCGCGCTTTCTGTACGGAGCATGAACCCATTTAATCCTTGATACTGGCGAATGGTATCAATGCGGTTGCGGCGACCAGTCAGGATTTTATGCACATAAGCCTGATGACTCACATCCATCAGGATTTTATCCTTGGGGGAATCGAATACATGATGGAGAGCAATCGTCAACTCCACGACCCCGAGATTAGGGCCGAGATGTCCCCCGGTCTTTGAAAGTGCCTGAATGAGCTCTTGACGGATTTCTTCCGCAAGAGTCTTCATTTCATCCAGATGAAGTTTTTTAACATCATCGGGCGAATTAATTTTGTCCAAAATCTTAGCCATAATATAAAATGATTGCCCGTTTTAGTTACAAACCGCCTTTGCTACAAACAGTTTTTTCAGAAAAGAGAATCCTTCTCATTAATGTCTGAATTTGTATCGACTGTTTCATCCCCCCCTGAGGCCGCCTGAAATGGGATGGTAGGGATATCCCCTGCCGCATTTTTTTTGGCGAGGAATTCGATTTTACCCTCAGCTTCTGTGAGCTTTTTTGTACAAAAATGGGAGAGTTCTATCCCCTTTTCATATTTTTGAAGCACTTCATCCAGAGGTAGTTCTGCCGATTCCATCTCATTAACGATTTTCTCCAAGGAAGCTAATGCGTCCTCGAATCTTATTTCGTCAATTTTTTTCTTTACAGCCATCACTTCTTATCTACCACAAAATTGATTCCGCCGTCCAGCCCTCAAATATCCTTTATTAAAAATAATCCTCCAAAAGGGTTCCACACCACACTCCTAATACCTAACCCGACTTCCTCGTGTGGGGCAACCAAGACTATTCAATGTGCATTTGGGAGACCCAGAAGAGGGTGTCTTTGCTCTCACCGGAGTGCCTAGACAAACACCACACCCTCATTGTCGGCGGCGAGGATTTTCACATTTCCGCCTTCTCGGCTTTTATTAAAAGCCCGTTTCATGGCTTGAGCGACAGAGGCCGCACGGTCGAGAGTGATACAGCAAATGGTCGAACCTGATCCGCTCAGCCAGCCCCCGAGGGCGCCGGCCTTTTTCCCGGCATTAATCACATCAAAGAGTTCCGGCAGGAGTTGGGAACGGTAGGGTTGATGAATCCGGTCTTCGAGGAATTGTCCGATCATCGAGTACTCCCCTTCGAGAAAAGCAGCTGTAAGGAGGGAGGAATTACTAATATTACTGACCGCATCCTCACGGGAATAAAGGTCAGGTAGGATCTGGCGTGCTTTTTTTGTTTCCATCTCAAATGATGGCACTAACAGGATGAATTTTAATTTACTGGGCAATTTCTTGCGAATAAATGTGACTTTACCGTCCTTGAATTGAGAGGCGACAAATCCCCCGACAAGGGCGGGTGTCGTATTGTCCGGATGCCCCTCGATTTCGGCGGCTAAATGGGCAAGGTCTTTTTTCTTCAACGGTTTCCCATGCATCCGGTTGAGCCCAGCCAATACAGCGACAATCAATGTCGAGCTACTCCCCAAACCTCGGGCAATGGGAATATCACTGACAATATTCAGGCTAAAGCCCGCACCATTTTTTGTAATCCTTGTCGCCTTATAAAACTTGGTGAAGCTAGCCCGGATAAGGGGCATGGCCCCTTGGACTTTATCCTGTCCTTTTTCCGATGTAATCCGGATCTCGGATTCCTCGGTAAAGGAAAAGGTGAATGTGTTATAAAGTTGCAGGGCAATCCCAAGCGTGTCGAACCCCGGGCCTAGATTGGCCGTGGTTGCCGGGACTTTAATATTCAGGGTGCGGGAAGGCATAATTCAAGCGAGTGCAAAGACATACTTTAGCGGATGCGACAGGGCAAGCACATTTTCTCCATTCTGCCTCTTTCTGGAGAAAACTGTGGTCAAATACGTAAAAAGTTACTTTTTACAATCTTTGCAGAAGTTTCACAATGGATAGGCATGGCATCTGCTTACTATTGATCAATAACAAAGCAGTCATCCTATGTATCACACCCGTTCACAAATCATCCACGAAATTAATACGCGCAAGGAAAACAACATTCCTCTCTACGCCCATTATATTAAGAAAAACACTCCAAAGCTCATCACTTCATCGGTTAAGGAATTTGGTGGTTGGAAGGAGGCAGTAATGGCTGCTGGTATCGAGTACGACCATGTGAGAAAATATAAAAATTGGACAAAAGAATCCATTATTGAAGAGATACATACTTTAAGGAATCAAGGTATTGACCTATCATTCCGGTCCATGATGCTTAGTAAACACGCCTCACTGGTCTATGCAGCCATACGCCCTCGGCGATTTGGCTCATGGCGCAAAGCCTTGTTATCAGCGGGTTTGCCCGCTACGGATATCTACCGTTACCGCTCTTGGAACAATGAAGACATCATTTCCGAAATTAAGCGGTTGGCTGTACTAAGTACGGATATGAGCTCGAAAAAAATGGATGAATCTTATAATGCACTGATATCCACTGCCCGCCGCCGTTTTGGCAGTTGGGCATCCGCCTTGGCCAGGGCCGGGGTCGAGTATGAGGCCATCCGTAAAAGGCGACGCTGGTCGAAAGACAAAATCCTCATGGAAATCAAAAGGCTGCATCAATCCGGCCAGAGTTTGTCCAGTCGCTCCATCCGAGAAAATTACCCGTCCCTCTATTCAGCGGCATGTAAAAATAATTTCTTTGGTAGCTGGACCCTCGCGATGGAAGGGTCAAAAATACTCCCTGAAAAGTCCTCTTACTCCCTTTCTTCGCCTCTTACATCGATCGCCCTGGATGCAGCCTAAGAAAGACTGATTCCTCATTTTTAGTTGAATATTTCTTTCATGCTGACCGTCAGGTGTTATGATCCGACCGCTTGATGAGATCATTTATTGCCACTATTATAGTCGTCTTAAGCATGAATCTATCTTCATGGGCCCAAGTCCGTGTGGATATGAGTTTGAACCGGCTCGACTTCCTCCAATACGAAAATGTCACTGCCAAGGTCAAAATCACGAATATGTCTTCCCGCCCCTTGATTTTTGGAGAGGTCGAGGATGACTGGCTGACTTTTCGACTCGAAGACAGTTATGGAAATATCATGCCCGTTAGAAAGAACTATCGGCAGGCTCCCTATATCAAAATAGATCCCAGCGTCGAAGCCGAGCAATCGATTAATCTCACTCCTCTCTACTCATTCCATAACCCCGGCCGCTACAAGGTCCGGGCGATTGTCTCCATCAATGGTAAAACCTTTTCGTCCCTCCCCAAACCCTTGGAAATCAGGGAAGGCAAACTCATCTGGGAAGAGCAGGTCGGCCTGACGACAAAAGATAATCAGGAAGAATTCCGGATTTTCTCCCTGATCCAGTTCCCCCGTGTCGGAGATCCTTTTTTATACCTCCAAGTCCGCGATGAAAATAGCGGCCTTGTTTATACTACCACTAGGCTCGGACCTGTGATTAACCCCTCGAATGCCGTTGCCGAATTCGACAAGCAGTTTAATATCCACATACTTTTCCAGACACATCCAAAGGCCTACGGGTATTATGAAGCCGATAAAGACGGCAGGCAAATCGATACAGCTATCTATACTTCTTATAACTCGAACCCAAAACTCAAAATCGACGCGCAACGTTTGATCGGGGTATTTGGTGGACAACGCCAAGCTGATGAGAACTCGGCCACTCCTCCCGCGCCTCGTTTTATCCCTCCACCACTACCGCCCGGGCCATCTAAAAACTAACGGGGTTTATTTGACCGCCTCGTGGACCGCCACGATCCCGAAGGTTAAATTCCGGTACGTCACCCGGCTGAATCCGCTATTGTTCAGGATTTTAGAAAATTTTTCTTGATCAGGAAATTTCTGGATGGTCGCCCCGAGGTATTCGTAAGCGCTTTTATCCTTACAAAAAAGAGCCGCCAAGACTGGTAAAATTCCCTTCAAATAAATCCAGTAGAATGGACGGAACCACCCATACGGCTGGGAAAACTCCAAGACGAGCAATTTGCCCCCCGGCTTCAATACCCGTGCAATTTGTCTTAGCCCCGTGTCTAGGCACTCAAAATTCCTCACGCCGAAAGCCACCGTTACACAATCAAATGCACCATCCTCGAAGGGCAAAGAAAGTGCATCGGCCTGAATGAACTCCACCCCCGGCAATTTTTCCCGGGCAATTTGAAGCATCGGCTCACAAAAATCAGCCCCGGTGATCCGGCCTTTGAACCCGGGCCTGTCATACACCGCCTTCGCCACATCCCCAGTTCCGGTCGCTAAATCCAAGACCCGACCCTGAGGTGCAAATTGCTCCACTGCCCGGGAAATAACACTGCGCCAGTAGTAATCAAATCCAAAACTCAGGAAATGATTCAGGAAATCGTATGAACGGTGGATTCCGGCGAACATGGCCGAGACTTTTTTTCCTTCTGGCATATCCTGATGAAACTAGCGCAAATTGCTCTCGCGCGCCACGGTGAATTTTCAAGTTGATTTCGAGGCTGATGGTGCTTGTCGACTCCCGCGCAAATTGCTAAGGCTAAAAATATGCACCCAGCCGTTACCCAGCTCCTCATCATCCAGGATAAAGATCGTAAAATCACCCATCTTAAACTCGAACAAACACAAATCCCACTGGAGGAAGGGCAAATTGCCGCCGAACTCAAAGCGAATATGACCTCTTTCGAGGAGCTCAAGACTAAAACCAAGCAAGTCGAGGCTGTCCGCAAAAAGCTCGAGCTCGATGCCCAAAGCAAACGGGATACCGTCGCGAAATTTAAAAGCCAGATGGCACAGACGAAAAAGAACGACGAATACCAAGCTTTTATGCGTGAGATCGATCATAACGAAAAAGATATCGTGGTGATCGAAGACGAGGAACTCACCCTCATGCAGGATTATGAATCCTTGAATGCCCAAATCGTCGAGGAACAAAAACGCGTCAAGGAATACGAGAAACTTGCCGCCACTCAAAAAGA comes from Verrucomicrobiota bacterium and encodes:
- the ubiE gene encoding bifunctional demethylmenaquinone methyltransferase/2-methoxy-6-polyprenyl-1,4-benzoquinol methylase UbiE gives rise to the protein MPEGKKVSAMFAGIHRSYDFLNHFLSFGFDYYWRSVISRAVEQFAPQGRVLDLATGTGDVAKAVYDRPGFKGRITGADFCEPMLQIAREKLPGVEFIQADALSLPFEDGAFDCVTVAFGVRNFECLDTGLRQIARVLKPGGKLLVLEFSQPYGWFRPFYWIYLKGILPVLAALFCKDKSAYEYLGATIQKFPDQEKFSKILNNSGFSRVTYRNLTFGIVAVHEAVK
- the xseB gene encoding exodeoxyribonuclease VII small subunit, which produces MAVKKKIDEIRFEDALASLEKIVNEMESAELPLDEVLQKYEKGIELSHFCTKKLTEAEGKIEFLAKKNAAGDIPTIPFQAASGGDETVDTNSDINEKDSLF
- the thrB gene encoding homoserine kinase, coding for MPSRTLNIKVPATTANLGPGFDTLGIALQLYNTFTFSFTEESEIRITSEKGQDKVQGAMPLIRASFTKFYKATRITKNGAGFSLNIVSDIPIARGLGSSSTLIVAVLAGLNRMHGKPLKKKDLAHLAAEIEGHPDNTTPALVGGFVASQFKDGKVTFIRKKLPSKLKFILLVPSFEMETKKARQILPDLYSREDAVSNISNSSLLTAAFLEGEYSMIGQFLEDRIHQPYRSQLLPELFDVINAGKKAGALGGWLSGSGSTICCITLDRAASVAQAMKRAFNKSREGGNVKILAADNEGVVFV
- a CDS encoding C4-type zinc ribbon domain-containing protein gives rise to the protein MHPAVTQLLIIQDKDRKITHLKLEQTQIPLEEGQIAAELKANMTSFEELKTKTKQVEAVRKKLELDAQSKRDTVAKFKSQMAQTKKNDEYQAFMREIDHNEKDIVVIEDEELTLMQDYESLNAQIVEEQKRVKEYEKLAATQKEDLKNKATVVDEKLKALLAERAEDAAQVEVSSLSKYERILSSKKDAAVVPIVHGTTCGGCHMKITTTTVHASKSETVLAQCENCGRIVYFDE